Sequence from the Rutidosis leptorrhynchoides isolate AG116_Rl617_1_P2 chromosome 3, CSIRO_AGI_Rlap_v1, whole genome shotgun sequence genome:
gggtaagggcatcgttttggactagagatcccgcttgatgctaggggacgcttttggctttagtagctcttggagtttgaccgatagttgggtagtttaatcccaaacgccatgctcattgtgtagtttggaacttaaactttttggtggtcgaaactcgtaaattgtattaaactcgtaaaacggccgatgtgggccccacttgtaaaacatcatttttatgtttgaatcgtgatagttttacatatttgaatgtatggttaaaagcgtgtcgtctaaaaatgtcgggaactagccgatctttttcgcattttaaaactttccggacagaccactttggcgcgccgcgcccctacctggcgcgccgcgcgggcatGCTGTAcaggaattttttatttttattttgtattttcgcgtggtttggtcgagggttggtttgggttgttacacggtGTTGAGTACAATAAAGGATATTATATAGTTGACGAAATTTATCCCTGATGGTCATCATTTGTTAAGGCGTTTTCAAGTGTAAATGATGAAAAACGAACTTACTTTACGAAGAACCAAGTAGGAGCATGCAAGGATATTGAGAGGACTTTTGGTATTATACAAGGGCGTAGACGTATACTACCACAATCGGCAAAGGCTTACAACATCAATGCTATGCAACGACTAATGTATACATGCATCATCTTACACAATATAATTGTTGGAGATAACGGTTATAACATTTTCAAAAATGATTGAACTTATGAACCAATTTTTAATATGCAAACAACTTGGATTGAGTGGTGTGAAACATATAGAAGAAGGTCGAAAGTCTTATGTGATATGGATTTTCATGAAGACATACGATCGGATTTGATTGAACATAATTGGGATAATCATCAAATTTAGTTGTCTATGTACTTTTTAATTTAGTTAATTGTTTTTTTAGTTTAATAACCATTTTTTATAAAGCATTGTATTGGTTTATTAAAGGAATTTCtatgttattttattattaaattatttttgttatttacaatatattaaataataataaagaaatgaacataaattaaatattaatcaacaATGTAGACACTGAACTACTTTCTTACTTTTGACTTCAAAGTTAAATTTCAAAATGTGTTCAGTTTCACGATTCTTAGGATGTGTTGGTTTACTTCTTAATTGAATGATTGGACGTTGAATGCTGAATCATTCAACATTCTACGCGTTTGTTTTTGACATATAAATGACGGACGATTCTGAGTGATTCAACATTCAGTGCTGAAGTATATTCAGAGCTAGAattctctcttaaccattaagcacctaAATTTTACGTAACATTCTCTTTAAATTAGTATATCAATAACACTTTAAACAACTACCAGTATTTCATAATTTTTATTCGTGTCAAAGATTAATTAGATAATCTTTCATCATTCACATTGTACGTTAAAAATGGTTATCAAACATGTTATTGTCATTTAGAAGCAACTTCATTCAGAACTTTTGAATTATTCAGATTATTAATGATTTAGCGCTAAATCATTCAATGTTATGAAACGTATTCTTAACAAGAAAAAAAGGGTCTCAAATCACCTTAAAGCATGACAAATGAGAAAATGGTCTAATAGTACTACTCTATATACTACTCCGTACCAGTCAAAAGAAGGTACAGTGTGTGCATTTTTTTCAAAATAACAGAAAATAATTAGTACTAGTAATAACTAACAAACGTTTTAATCACAAACATAGTGCCTAAATCATTGTTGTAACTTGTAAGGAAACAAAGTAACTAAGACATCTTTGTTTCCTTTATTTAAGAGGCAAAAAACCTTCCATATTTCTACACCTTTTACACTTCACTTCCCTTCAACACACCAAATTAATggccattaccaccaccaccatttTCCTCAACCTTTTCCTCATTCTAACCACCACTTCCGCCGCCGTCCGCCACCGTCACCCCACCACCCACAACTACCATGACGCCCTCACAAAATCCATTCTCTTCTTTGAAGGCCAAAGATCCGGGAAACTTCCACCAAACCAAAGAATGAATTGGAGAAAAAACTCCGGTCTTTCTGACGGGTCAAACATGAAAGTAAACATTTATATTTCGTGTTTATTGATAAAGATTGTATATTTGATATAGGGTTTTTGTATTGTTTATAATGTATGATTAAATTTTCACTATGGAAGTagaattaagtttaaaactaatgtCTTTCTGACATGTCAAACATTAAAGTAaacatttttatttaatgtttattgatAAAGATTGTATTTTTAAAACGGGTCTTTGTTTGGAGAATCGTGTGTGTTTCTTTTTTGTACAATGCAAGTAGAATATAGTTAAAACTCGGGTCTTTCTAACGGGCAAACAAGAAAGTAACCATTTTATTTCAATTTTATGGATAAGGATTGTATATATGaagtgggtttttttttttttttttgtgtataaTGCATGTTTCCTTTTGATAATGCAGGTAGATTTAGTAGGTGGGTACTATGATGCTGGTGATAATATTAAATTTGGGTTTCCTATGGCGTTTACTACTACAATGTTGTCATGGAGTGTGCTTGAATTTGGAGGGATGATGAAAAGTGAGTTAGGAAATGCTAAAACAGCGATTCGTTGGGCAACTGATTATCTTCTTAAAGCTACGAAACAACCCGACACTATTTATGTTCAGGTGAATTTTCTTTTAcataaaaatgatatttaaattTATACCCTTATGAGTTATGAATATAGATATATGTGTACGTAACATAAGTAATAAGATTGGTTTCATTTATGCCGTGCAAATATTAAAGATTTTGTTGCATGAGTACTAAAAAGGAAGAAAATGCACTTAACCACTAGTCTATCTTTGTCATATTTGCAAACCTTATATCTTTCAAGTGGTTGTAGAATATTTGTAAAGAAAATCTTTTTAATTGTTTGGTTAGAATATTTTCGAGAAAAGCTTTAATTTTTAATAAaggtggttataataaccattttTTGAGCTATCAGTAACTCTGTAACTCCAAATTGTAAGGTTATTTATGTAATTTTCTAATTTTCCATACGTTTTGGTTGGAATTTTTCATAAATGCATAATTTTATTTATGGTTTATAGTACAATTCCAAATTTTAATACTTCTTGGAGTGGCCTTgtgttaacttttgaaaacaatatttgttttttttttaccaATGCTATACTATGATATTTGTTTACTTTTCATTATTTTGACTGATTGTCCTGTTTTGGTATGTTATGAAGGTTGGTGATGCAAACAAAGACCATGCTTGTTGGGAAAGACCAGAAGACATGGATACACAAAGAACAGTTTTGAAAATTGACAAAAATAACCCTGGAACTGATGTTGCTGCTGAAACAGCTGCTGCTCTTGCTTCTGCATCTTTGGTGTTTAGGAAATCAGATCCTATCTACTCCAAAATCCTACTTAGAAGAGCCATTAgggtaataattaattattaattaattgttATATCTAAAGATTACTCTAAATGTTTAACACTTCAAAATAAAGGAAAAAGAATTATGCTATTTATTGTTTATAAACAGGTATTTGCATTTGCTGACAAGTATAGAGGTTCTTACAGTGATGGGCTTAAAAATTATGTGTGCCCATTTTATTGTTCTTATTCTGGATTTCAGGTAATTAAACTGGCTACAATAATTTGTGtatttctattatttattatttactctgTTTAAAACTGAAGGggtgttaattgtaaaaaataaaattatGTGAAGGATGAATTGTTGTGGGGAGCTGCATGGTTACAAAAAGCTACAAGAAGCCCAATGTATTTAAGTTACATACAGTCAAAGGGCCAATCACTTGGTGCTGATGAAAGTGATAATACATTTAGTTGGGATAATAAGCATGTTGGTGCTAGGATTCTTTTATCAAAAGTAATTAAGCTAAATCTAAACTTGCATTTTCTTGGTACTTAGTAAAAAGTTGTATattctttttataatttttaatgtgATTTTGTTTAATTTAATTTAGGCATTTCTTCTCCAAAAGGTTCAGTCTCTCCATGATTATAAGGGTCATGCAGATAGCTTCATTTGCTCACTTGTTCCAGGGGCCCCTTTTTCTCAAACCCAATATACCCCAGGTTCTATttctatgtttattattattattattttttattttttttagaacagcgaatttgggatcacccgagggggacttaaccacccgtgATATTAACCCGCCCcatatcgctgcccgggaggaaaccttgaaccgatccaagggcacggccaagtaaaacccccctcccctttacccccaacaCAATGTGGGAAAGGTGTCATGAGTAGATCCTTACATAATAGTTATGTTTGATACTCATGAAGAAGAATTTTGAGAAATTAGTTATAACAGTAACCAGAAAATGTATATAATTAATGGATGATGATTTGTATACAACCAACTTTTATCCATACATAATCAATCAACTTTAAAGTGTTTACTGTACACATCATAAAACATGTTTGGTTGTATATgaataaaatttgataaaacatGTTTGGTTGTATATGAATAAAATTTGGTTGTGTACAAGTTAATTCCCATATTTAATAGTACTCAGTAAAAAGTAATTTTGCTTTAGGTCACATCCTTTAAGTTTAAAGCTTACTAAAAAGTATTGTACTAGTAACTTTTGTATTTGGTCTTGTTACTAAAGTTTAATTTGTTGACATAGGAGGACTTTTGTTCAAGATGCCTGATAGTAACTTGCAATATGTGACATCTACAACATTTTTATTGGTAACATATGCCAAGTACTTGACAAAATCCCACAAGGTTGTGAACTGCGGTGGCATGATCGTGACCCCTAGGCACTTACGAACCATAGCCAAGAAGCAAGTCGACTACATACTTGGTGACAATCCGTTAAAGATGTCGTTTATGGTTGGATACGGTCCACGATACCCACAAAGGATCCACCATAGGGGGGCATCAATGCCGTCGGTCTCTACACACCCCGCAAAAATAGATTGTGGGGCTGGTTTCGCGTTTATGCATTCCGAGACACCAAACCCCAATGTACTTGTTGGGGCGATTGTTGGTGGGCCCGACTTGCATGATCAGTACACCGATGAACGGTCGGATTATTCGCAGGCGGAACCGGCTACTTACACAAATGCACCTTTTGTTGGGACATTGGCATATTTTGCTCATTCATTTGGGCAAATTTAGAAGCATACGAATTGTGATGTTTTTATTAAGTACTTGATGTGGAGATTAATTAGGATTTTATTTATATTAGTTAAATTTGGGCAAATGATTCCCTAGTAGATCTTTGAAGAAGTTGGTTAAATGGGTAATGTAGTACCGTGGGTGTTTTAGCCTATATGGACTTgtactattattgttgttgttCAAAGACAATGGAAAGTACGAGTAATTGACCAATGAGAATGGCTCTGTTACTGTTTACAACAATATGATGTGAAAGGACATCATGTGATCGGTATGTGAGAATGCAAAAAGAAAGGGGTTTTTTTAAGAAGAAACAATTGGAATTAAATTTTATCATCGATGAATGAATCAAAACAAAACCACAACGAAATTaagcaataaaaaaaaaattaaacatcgAGAAAGGTGTGTTTCATTTCGGATATGGACAATTCTATACGAAAAAGTTATGGCTAATGATATAGACATCTTTTGATATATGCATATATTCACTCAATGTGCATGGAGAGCTTGTACTACACCAATTTTTAATTCACAATTTTAGTGGATTATGTTCGTGTGTTTGTTTTGTTCTACCTTTACTTAGATGGTTTTTTGTGTATCggtttcttcggatgtaattttcGTTTGGTAGGTTCACGGCGTGGTTTGATTTTAGTTAACATTAGGTCGAGGTCTTTGTAGGGTTGTGATTTTGGTTTCGATCCTCGTTCGCGCTATCCCTTTGTATCTTTGTTTTCTTGTCTCTTTTCGAGACTAAGATTTGCTATAAAGTTTTCGTTCTTTTtgacaataaaaaaaataaataaatttgaagaaacagaaaaaGGATGCGTAAAATGTAAATGAAAGAATAAGATATAAAAAATGTTGTGTTGATTTGAAGCAGTAATGGTTTTGGCGTTAGAATGATGGTCAAAAGGCTGCAAATTATGTGTCAGTTTCATGAAAATAGAAAAACAGTGATCCCCACTTtacacaaaaacacacacacaaattcATCTCTATGCTCCTTCAATCTTTTTTACTTTTACAGTGGAGTTACTCCAAAGGTAAATTAATCGTATgatctttttttcttttctttttttgacAAAAGAAAGACAAATATATACTAGTATTTTTTAACGACGGTATCGACATCACTTAGACAAATATATACTAGTATTTTTTAACGACTTAACAACATTCGCGATCGTATGCCACTCACATACGCGTTTGGAGTTGGAGGAAACTCAAATCCCAACAACCATGTTAGTACGGTTGAAAGTTGAGAAAATTCCCTCCGAAAAACTAATTGATGGCAGTTCCAATTAGATTTCGGTCTTTGAAATCGAATTTGCGCATCCTCGTTGAGGACAAACAGACCATCCCCTCGTATACCACTCGAATAATACCTTAGTGGTAACAAATATGGGCACTTTGAATTTGTagtgatgccctttggtcttacaaaTGCTCCCGCggcatttatggaccttatgaatcgtgtctgccaACCTATGTTAGATGAATCGGTGAtcgtgtttattgatgacatactcgtTCATACGAAGAGTATGGTTGAACACGAACGTCATTTGAAGGAAGTGTTGAAGatgttgcgaaaggagaagttgtatgctaagttctcgaagtgtgaattttggctaagggaagttcaattccttggtcatattgtgaacaaagatggcatACAAGTTGATCCGAGTAAAATTGAAGCGATAGAAAGTTGGGAACAACTGACTactcctacggaaattcgaagctttctcggattggccggttattaccttcgatttattcaagacttttctaaaGTGGCTTCTCCGTTGACTAAGTTAACAAGGAAGAATGTGAAGTTTGTGTGGGGAAGTGAACATGAGGTTGCTTTCCAATCGTTGAAGAAGAGTTTATgtgaagctccggtgttagtattatcGGACGGGATCGAAGACATGGGGGTGTATTGTGATGCGTCGATTGACAGTCTCGGTTGTGTTTTAGTGCAACGAGGCAAAATTAttagttattgcctatgcttcgagGCAATTGAAAACGCATGAAGATAAATAcccgactcatgatttagagttggcggCAGTAGTTCATGCTTTGAAAATTTACTATCATTATGGCGTTAAGATTACGATTTatacggatcacaagagtttgaaatatTTCTTTCATCAACGTGATTTGAACAATCGTCAACGTCGGTGGTTAGACCttttaaaagattatgattgtgaaattctttatcatccgggcaaagcgaatgtcgtTGCGGATGCACTAAGTAGAAAGGGTTCGGGATTGCGTGTAGAATCCCTAAGGATGGTTATTACCAATGATTTCCTTGATAAGCTTGGTGAGTTACAACTTGAAGAGTTTCTTACCAATAAACTTGAAGAAAGAATCCAAGGCCAAACGCAATCGATAGTGTTAGGTCCTCATGAATTATTATCTTTTCAAGGTAGAGTGTGGGTGCCGAAATCGGATggataccgacaagtgctacttgatgaagcacataagtctagATATTATATTCATCCGGGGGCGactaaaatgtatcttgatttgaagaaagagtattggcggCCTGGCAATAAACGTGacattgtaaagtatgttgaacaatgtgtcacgtgtttgcaagtgaaagccgaacaccaaaaaccgtatggtaaattgcaaccgttagaaatcccgatgtggaaatgggagcatattactatggactttattacaaagttgccaaaaacggcgagaacccaatttgatactatatGGGTGATCGTTGATAGATTGACAAAAAGTGTCATGTTTCTTCCGATTAAAGAAGCGATTACATCGGAGGCACTAACGAAAATGTTTATTAAataagtgatatcgagacatggcattcCCGCGTCTGTTGTGTCGGATCGGGACACgctttcacgtctcggttttggaagaATTTCCATGAAAATATGGGAACGAGGTTGAATAAGAGTACGGCATATTattctcaaacggatggtcaaactgaacgtacgaatcaaaccttAGAAGATATGTTAAGGGCGTATGTAATTGATTGTGGTagtagttgggacgaacatttaccGTTAGTTGGATTTTCGTAGAACAATGGTTATCATTCTAGTATcgagatgccaccttatgagatgttaTATGTTAGAAGGTGTAGAAcctcgatttgttggggcgaagtgggacaaAGAGAGGTCGGGAGTTCCGACTTGGTTCTAGAAACTAATAGTAAGATAGAGATGATTCGAGCtcgtttgaaagcggctcaagatagacaaaagtcgtatgcggaTAAGagtaggcgaccgattgagttccaagagggaGATAAAATGATGctcaaagtttctccatggaagggtattattcggtttcgaaaacggggaaagcttgctcctcggtttattgggccatttaaaattttagctcgtgttggtgaagtcgcgtatcgtttggaattacccgacgaacttgtggggatccataatacatttcatgtttcccgtcTTCGAaagtgtcttacggatgattcGACATGGATGCTattagatgagattgagctaaataataagttagagtatgttgaagagccaattgctatactcgatgaaaaaatgaaaatgttgagaaataaagaagaaagaacttttaaagttcaatggcatcgtagtaaagatTCTGAGTGTacatgggggagagttgtaagacccgaatcatTAATGTACATAATATGTATATAAGTGGTGTACATGAGTGTTATAGTATGTGTACATAAGCGAGTGTGGGGTTGTAGCATGTTAAAAAGCTGGCAATTTAGTTTTATGCCTTACGGCGCGGCGCACCGGGtagttgcgcgccgcgcaaagcgaCTGGAACAGATTCCTTAT
This genomic interval carries:
- the LOC139899413 gene encoding endoglucanase 17-like isoform X1 — its product is MAITTTTIFLNLFLILTTTSAAVRHRHPTTHNYHDALTKSILFFEGQRSGKLPPNQRMNWRKNSGLSDGSNMKVDLVGGYYDAGDNIKFGFPMAFTTTMLSWSVLEFGGMMKSELGNAKTAIRWATDYLLKATKQPDTIYVQVGDANKDHACWERPEDMDTQRTVLKIDKNNPGTDVAAETAAALASASLVFRKSDPIYSKILLRRAIRVFAFADKYRGSYSDGLKNYVCPFYCSYSGFQDELLWGAAWLQKATRSPMYLSYIQSKGQSLGADESDNTFSWDNKHVGARILLSKAFLLQKVQSLHDYKGHADSFICSLVPGAPFSQTQYTPGGLLFKMPDSNLQYVTSTTFLLVTYAKYLTKSHKVVNCGGMIVTPRHLRTIAKKQVDYILGDNPLKMSFMVGYGPRYPQRIHHRGASMPSVSTHPAKIDCGAGFAFMHSETPNPNVLVGAIVGGPDLHDQYTDERSDYSQAEPATYTNAPFVGTLAYFAHSFGQI
- the LOC139899413 gene encoding endoglucanase 17-like isoform X2 — encoded protein: MNWRKNSGLSDGSNMKVDLVGGYYDAGDNIKFGFPMAFTTTMLSWSVLEFGGMMKSELGNAKTAIRWATDYLLKATKQPDTIYVQVGDANKDHACWERPEDMDTQRTVLKIDKNNPGTDVAAETAAALASASLVFRKSDPIYSKILLRRAIRVFAFADKYRGSYSDGLKNYVCPFYCSYSGFQDELLWGAAWLQKATRSPMYLSYIQSKGQSLGADESDNTFSWDNKHVGARILLSKAFLLQKVQSLHDYKGHADSFICSLVPGAPFSQTQYTPGGLLFKMPDSNLQYVTSTTFLLVTYAKYLTKSHKVVNCGGMIVTPRHLRTIAKKQVDYILGDNPLKMSFMVGYGPRYPQRIHHRGASMPSVSTHPAKIDCGAGFAFMHSETPNPNVLVGAIVGGPDLHDQYTDERSDYSQAEPATYTNAPFVGTLAYFAHSFGQI